AGAAACTCAAACAATTCCTTAGCCAGCAACATGCCAGCAGTGACAACTTTTATATTTTGACCTACACTTTTGCTATATTTTGATGAAGGTGTCATGGGGAGATATATTTAGTAGTAATAACTTTGGTCAGACTTATGTAGGAATTCTACTCTTACTAGATAGGGTGAAGGACCTGCAGGTAATTTGGTTTCTTACTATGTTATAAGTTTCGATAGATTAACAAAGTTTAGGAGTTTAAGATATAGTCACAGTTCATCTCATAACtagtacatattttatattctcACGAAGGGAGGGATACTCCTATTTCATTGATGAATGAAATAGGCGCAGTTAGATAGCAAAGTGTAATATGCTTTGTTTGCAAATTATGAATTAGTAAATTGAATTGGACATTAGTTGCAAATGAATCAATTAAGTATATAAACTAGTACTTTGGAAATCAATCTTGTCTCTAAACAAAGAATTTTGCTTGGTGATGGTTGTTTTATATACTCTACCAAGCTTTTCTGTATGCCTACTTTAATGTTATtcaatagagttttgctatatgcaagcaaagtcgcgtactaatctgcgtaccaatactgattcatttatacttaaaatttaaattaacactgttttcaataaaatctactttttgaccaatcacatcaaattggtacacagattagtgcacaattgtgcttgcaattagattttttctattCAATATGACTCATATCATGacatgataatatttttggatcTAGGGTGGCACTCAAAAAGATTGATGCTGAAAATTTCAGTTTGAATAAGTGCtgagttgttctttttttttcttaaatgctTTAATTTACAAACAATTGTTTTCTTAAACATACCTAATTTTTAACATTGTTGTAGATTTGtacattgaaataaaaaattttggctAATTGTATGCCATTATAGTTGAAATCATGACCAACTtactgcttatatatatatacacacacacacacagtatTCTTGTAAAGGCTAGGCACATGTGAAACTTACTAGAATTCCAGCCAATGTGGTATTGGAGAGGTTGTTCATGGCCTCGTGCTGGATAAGGTACAAATGTGCATCAACTTCAAAATCTTTCATAATATGGATTAGGAATCTACCAAATTTTCAGCATCTATATTATGCCTATGCAGTATATAAATTGGCTCAACATTTGATTTTGAGTTATTTAGATAGACTTTGGCTATTATCGTATTTCTTTAATGGGTTTATTTTAGGGACTAGGATTTCTTCAAGAATTGTCTCCTTGACTTGATTTTAGGGATTCAGattcaagttctttttttttttttttttttttttttggtttgttccAAAGCGTGACCTGAATTGGAAATTATTAGAATCTATTGTAGTTTCTGAACATGTTGCGGTTTTTAAACAAGTTATTAGAATTTGTTTCTAGACAAATTTGAAGttctgttttatatatatatatatatatatataaactggtgCCTCATTCCTTTGCCATCATTTTGTTAGCATGTTGTAGAAGAATTTGTACTTGATTCCTTGCCAACATTTAGTTTTCTTATGAATTTGAATACTTTGCATGCTATTTGTTAGCATGTTGTCGATAAATTTCTCTCCATTTTGACATCATTAAAGAGGATCGTAATAACTAGTGCATTGACATAATTTATGACGTTATTTTTCAGTGGCCTAGACGTAGATAGTAGATCATATGCATAAACTTTGTTATTGATGAAGCCAATTTAGGTTGCTAGcatagtttttatatattttgatttatggGTTGCTAAATATACGAGCATGAAAttgattttgtatatatttgGATGCTTTATGtctgaaaatatattttgagtaatgctatatataaatcTTAGTACATAAGAATTGTATGTTCCCTTTGCAAAAAATGGctctatcattaaaaataagttttttcatTTGGTCTTagatatttctatttttttcaaaagaagtatGCCGAATTTGCTTAATCTAAACTCTACAAATTATTTTccgaattttttttacataaatcaTATGATTGCTCTAATcacaaagagaaatactttgaTTATAAAGGAATTACGTGAAGTTAATCATACAAGATAATGTAGTTTaatgtaatttattaaattgtaaaattaaaaaaaaaatctaataaattagatatcaatttgttaaaataattttatgttgTCTCTTTGTATTACTCTCCTAACAAAATATGGAAAAGTACATATGTTATTTTCCCCCAAATAACCCTTCCCGCGTTTTCTCCGTCCCAAACCCCAGCTCCTTTAGCCGAGAGGAAGAGAGCAAAAATGGAGTCATGGGTACCTCTCTTCGAGATCTTCCTGAAATCTCCGGCACCTGAAACCGAGGCATCTCAATGGTTACACCAGGCTTTCAATGCGTCATCATCTTCAACCCCAGTTACCACAACCGCTTTCCTCTCGTTGCTTACAAAACCTTCCGACGCCATTGTGGGCGAGGGCTCTTCGTCTCCTACGCCTTCCTCGCTTCCTTGTATGAAGCGGTAAGTTACACCGACACAtctatctccatttttttttttttttcaaatttttcgcGTGATCTTGTGTCGTTAGACTTGTTTTGTTTGATGAACAGGGTCATGTTCATAGAGACTTTACCGAGTATGGTCCAGGCTCGGGTTCTCTCGTTTCTGGCTTATGAGCGTCAGAGGTTTTGCGCACGTGACTTGTCAATGCTGGCCCGGAACGTTTTGAGTTTGAATCAGGAACTCGATTTCTGGGTCAAGAGAGCTGCCCGCAATCTGCTTGAGGTGTTGTCTGATACGAAGTACGAGTGGATTTCTGGTTTGAGTTTGGATTCTGGGGAAGAAGGCGTGGATGAAGAGTTCGAATCTGTACCAGGTTGGCTCAAGGAGGCGGCGGGTGCCAATGATGTGTTTCTCCCTTGGCTTCCTATTTCTCCCGACAAACTGAATTCAAAAACATTTCTTGGCAGCAGTGAAGATAGTCAGGATTTTTCGAAGCACAAtggagaggaaggagaagaagaattgAATGCAGTCATGGAGGAAATGGAAGTTGATCGTCCCACAAATGTTCCTGTTGGATCTGAAATTCAAGAGAAGGCTCGTTCTTTGAAAGCTAGGGCTCTGAACTTCGAATCCTCTTCCAAAACTGTTGGTTTAGCTAATGAAATTCGCCAACTTTGCTTGGACAAGGGCAGGGATTCTTTTGTGGTTTTGGGTCTCATTGAACCTTGGCTGGCTGATGATGAAACTGCTTCAGTTTTAATTTCACATCTCACGAATGGAAGCGAAGAAGAACTTAGTTGGCCGAGCCAGGTTCTATGCTCAGTCATCCTTCCCAAGTTCTTATTTCTTGAAGAACCAGCTTGTCGTGTGCTTGTGGCTGCAATAACAGAGTATTGCAAGCTTCATCAGAAAGCAGCCGTGTATGCTTTCTTGTTTCCATTGGTTCTCAGAAGCGAAGGAATCAACAACCACATCTGCGATGTGATTGCGAGGATCATTAGGGAATGTTTGCACCCAGTTCATGTTTCTGCTTTTTGTCAAAAGCTATTGTGTGGAGATAAAGATGAAAGGAGGGTTATCTGTCTTCCCTGCCACCAACATTTAATATCTAATGAATTGGTATGGACAGAATCATTGTTTAACCTGTTCCAAATCATCTTAAATCATAATGTTCATTTAACTCAAGACTCGGCTGATCATATTGTTTATCAGGTTCAGCAATTGGCTGTACATTTTTCCAAATCTCTAAAATTTGGGAACTTTTTGTTGTGCTTGGTTACCAAATGCTCTCCATTATTGAAGTCTCATAAGCTCTCATTGGTTGATGCTGTTGAGCAGACTAGTACTCTAGTGACCAAATCTATATTATCTAAGCTGGCTCATTTGTAGATATTGAATGATAATCTCTGGATTCTTGTTGTTCCTATGAACTTCAGCCATTCTCGGTGCATACAATTAGATCAAGTTCTTCTAAAaccttcttttgttctttttttttttttcgtttttgtgATCTAAATGTATTAGCTAGGACCATTTTGAGGACTCTGTATGATCATTTTGGTAATATCGTTTTGCACTGTTATATAGGTTCCATTGTTTTGAGCATGCAATTCTTTATAGAAGAGTTGAAAGCTGCTTTACCATTGCAACATTATTGTTTTGATAATGGTAACAATTCATAAGAAACAAAATGGGCTGGACTAAACAAAATGGGGTGGGCTGAAGGGATAGAGCCATCATATCTTCCATCTTCCCTCTACAAGAATGGGaaaacatttaacatttttgcTAGCAGGGcaaaaaacaacaaagaaaatgtTATACCTACAATCAAACCCATGAGTATCATGCATGTATATTTCAAGTGCTAGGTAGTTAGGTATGTCTAGCCAATGACACGATGTTGACCATTAGCCCTACAATAAATAGaagtgtttttactttttactcttGCAACAATTGGGAGTGAAGATAGGAAGGAAATGGCTAGCTGACATTGATATTGAACAAGAGCAATGCTCATTAGCCGCTAATACTTCTGTAATTAAATATCATAATAGAACAATTAGTTATGccttattattaaaattatc
This is a stretch of genomic DNA from Carya illinoinensis cultivar Pawnee chromosome 3, C.illinoinensisPawnee_v1, whole genome shotgun sequence. It encodes these proteins:
- the LOC122304379 gene encoding uncharacterized protein LOC122304379, which translates into the protein MESWVPLFEIFLKSPAPETEASQWLHQAFNASSSSTPVTTTAFLSLLTKPSDAIVGEGSSSPTPSSLPCMKRVMFIETLPSMVQARVLSFLAYERQRFCARDLSMLARNVLSLNQELDFWVKRAARNLLEVLSDTKYEWISGLSLDSGEEGVDEEFESVPGWLKEAAGANDVFLPWLPISPDKLNSKTFLGSSEDSQDFSKHNGEEGEEELNAVMEEMEVDRPTNVPVGSEIQEKARSLKARALNFESSSKTVGLANEIRQLCLDKGRDSFVVLGLIEPWLADDETASVLISHLTNGSEEELSWPSQVLCSVILPKFLFLEEPACRVLVAAITEYCKLHQKAAVYAFLFPLVLRSEGINNHICDVIARIIRECLHPVHVSAFCQKLLCGDKDERRVICLPCHQHLISNELVWTESLFNLFQIILNHNVHLTQDSADHIVYQVQQLAVHFSKSLKFGNFLLCLVTKCSPLLKSHKLSLVDAVEQTSTLVTKSILSKLAHL